One Granulicella sp. 5B5 DNA window includes the following coding sequences:
- a CDS encoding phosphoenolpyruvate carboxylase produces the protein MPSLWTPVSWTERLAELEARSGGASSAPHSAPDLKDRPLRRDIRSLATLLGQVLREQAGDALFQTVESLRRTAIARRESDGRSDLPAALKHLEAAESLTHRAAADPTTAYRLARAFAFYFELINLAETNHRKRRRRASLLDANTPPQRGSLRGTLRRLRESGRSRQEALALLARICIIPVFTAHPTEVARRSVMFKRRRISDLLETLDNIPLPAAELDTIQDSILAEITALWQTDDVRSARPTVRDEIRMALDYYEASIFATLPALYTEIAHALDAEFPPADYPTQDVSAEQRRPAHDVRAEQKRPTQEVSSRPERSVAERPASEVATTATTLPQLPIMVRFGSWIGGDRDGNPFVTAATTAESLAMSRDLLLDYYLSVLSNLFEQLASSTRQAPISAALQQRLDHYLTFIQSSDRLPTEAVRLQLACITLRLGGTPPSVMLRNLMLSTTASLPLYRNAAELLEDLTLLRDSLAENEGARLAELFIDPLVLSVRTFGLYLQTLDIRQHARVHTIAIEELAANKTSEQTEEVLSTFRAIAELKQHAPAAITQYVVSGATCAQDAFNVLALATHAGVSVIGGEASNGEHDPGLQPVLLFESIEDLQNAPRVCRELWLSDTYKPLLAAWQGHQEMMLGYSDSNKDGGMIASTWEIWKAHRALHTVARECGVTLRLFHGRGGTVGRGGGPTHRSIYAQPLDSFSGELRITEQGEVLNWKYSDVILAERNLELMIAASLDAIARPDMAQSSKDVSSRPESAPLADGAERPAVRAATTLNTHLTGAILPAWESALDELSATSFAFYCKHIVEDPEVFIYFEQATPVAELEHARIGSRPAKRADASAQKQRSMADLRAIPWVFGWMQSRHVVPAYFGVGHALEQYIASHTDGLTLLQQMTQSFPLFLDMIRNVEMALAKADFGIAKLYASLVEDEALRNRVFTTLETEFNRTRRMVLAITGQTRLLEKNLVLSNSVRLRNPYVDPMSLLQLELLRRKRAGEASEELDRAITATINGISAGLRNTG, from the coding sequence ATGCCTTCTCTCTGGACACCGGTCAGCTGGACCGAGCGCCTCGCCGAACTCGAAGCCCGCTCCGGCGGCGCCAGCAGCGCGCCCCATAGCGCCCCCGACCTCAAAGACCGCCCCCTCCGCCGCGACATCCGCTCCCTCGCCACTCTTCTCGGCCAGGTCCTCCGCGAGCAGGCCGGCGACGCCCTCTTCCAAACCGTCGAATCCCTCCGCCGCACCGCCATCGCTCGACGCGAGTCCGACGGCCGCTCCGACCTCCCCGCCGCGCTCAAGCACCTCGAAGCCGCCGAGTCGCTCACCCACCGCGCCGCGGCCGACCCCACCACCGCCTACCGCCTCGCCCGCGCCTTCGCCTTCTACTTCGAGCTCATCAACCTCGCCGAAACCAACCACCGCAAGCGCCGCCGCCGCGCCTCCCTGCTCGACGCCAACACCCCGCCGCAGCGCGGCAGCCTCCGCGGCACCCTGCGCCGCCTCCGCGAATCCGGCCGTTCCCGCCAGGAGGCACTCGCTCTCCTCGCGCGCATCTGCATCATCCCGGTCTTCACCGCGCATCCCACTGAGGTCGCCCGCCGCAGCGTCATGTTCAAACGCCGCCGCATCTCCGACCTCCTCGAAACCCTCGACAACATCCCGCTCCCCGCCGCCGAGCTCGACACCATCCAGGACAGCATCCTCGCCGAAATCACCGCCCTCTGGCAAACCGACGACGTCCGCTCCGCCCGCCCCACCGTCCGCGACGAGATCCGCATGGCCCTCGACTACTACGAGGCCAGCATCTTCGCCACGCTCCCCGCCCTCTACACCGAGATTGCCCACGCCCTCGACGCCGAATTCCCGCCCGCCGACTACCCAACCCAGGATGTGTCGGCGGAACAGAGACGCCCCGCCCATGATGTGCGAGCGGAACAGAAGCGCCCCACTCAAGAAGTGTCATCTCGACCGGAGCGCAGCGTAGCGGAGAGACCTGCATCTGAGGTCGCCACAACCGCCACCACCCTCCCCCAACTCCCCATCATGGTCCGCTTCGGCAGCTGGATCGGCGGCGACCGCGACGGCAACCCCTTCGTCACCGCAGCCACCACGGCCGAGTCGCTCGCCATGTCGCGCGACCTCCTCCTCGACTACTACCTCTCCGTCCTCTCCAACCTCTTCGAGCAGCTCGCCAGCTCCACCCGCCAGGCGCCCATCTCCGCCGCGCTGCAACAGCGCCTCGACCACTACCTCACCTTCATCCAAAGCTCCGACCGCCTCCCCACCGAGGCAGTCCGTCTGCAACTCGCCTGCATCACCTTGCGCCTCGGCGGCACGCCGCCCAGCGTCATGCTGCGCAACCTGATGCTCTCCACCACAGCCTCGCTGCCGCTCTACCGCAACGCAGCCGAGCTCCTCGAAGACCTCACCCTCCTCCGCGACTCCCTCGCCGAAAACGAAGGCGCACGCCTCGCCGAGCTCTTCATCGACCCCCTCGTCCTCAGCGTCCGCACCTTCGGCCTCTACCTCCAAACCCTCGACATCCGCCAGCACGCACGCGTCCACACCATCGCCATCGAAGAACTCGCCGCGAACAAAACATCCGAGCAGACCGAAGAAGTCCTCTCCACCTTCCGCGCCATCGCCGAGCTCAAGCAACACGCCCCCGCCGCCATCACACAATATGTCGTCTCCGGCGCCACTTGCGCGCAGGACGCCTTCAACGTCCTCGCCCTTGCTACACACGCCGGCGTCAGCGTCATCGGCGGCGAAGCCTCTAACGGAGAACACGACCCCGGCCTGCAGCCCGTCCTCCTCTTCGAGTCCATCGAAGACCTGCAGAACGCACCCCGGGTCTGTCGTGAACTGTGGCTCAGCGACACCTACAAGCCACTCCTTGCCGCCTGGCAAGGCCATCAGGAGATGATGCTCGGCTACTCCGACTCCAACAAAGACGGCGGCATGATCGCCTCCACCTGGGAGATCTGGAAGGCCCACCGCGCGCTCCACACCGTCGCCCGCGAGTGCGGCGTCACCTTGCGCCTCTTCCACGGCCGCGGCGGCACCGTCGGCCGCGGCGGCGGCCCCACGCACCGCTCCATCTATGCCCAACCCCTCGACAGCTTCTCCGGCGAGCTACGCATCACCGAGCAGGGTGAAGTCCTCAACTGGAAGTACTCTGACGTCATCCTCGCCGAGCGCAACCTCGAGCTCATGATCGCCGCCTCACTCGACGCCATCGCCCGCCCCGACATGGCGCAATCCAGCAAAGATGTGTCATCTCGACCGGAGTCCGCGCCTTTGGCGGACGGAGCGGAGAGACCTGCGGTTCGGGCCGCCACCACTCTCAACACACATTTAACTGGCGCCATCCTCCCCGCGTGGGAGTCCGCCCTCGACGAGCTCTCCGCCACCTCTTTCGCCTTCTACTGCAAACACATCGTCGAAGACCCCGAGGTCTTCATCTACTTCGAGCAGGCCACCCCCGTCGCCGAGCTCGAGCACGCCCGCATCGGTTCACGTCCTGCCAAACGCGCCGATGCCTCCGCACAAAAGCAGCGCAGCATGGCCGACCTCCGCGCCATCCCCTGGGTCTTCGGCTGGATGCAGTCGCGCCACGTCGTCCCCGCCTACTTCGGCGTCGGCCACGCGCTCGAGCAGTACATCGCCAGCCACACCGACGGCCTCACACTCCTGCAGCAGATGACGCAGAGCTTCCCGCTCTTCCTCGACATGATCCGCAACGTCGAGATGGCCCTCGCCAAAGCCGACTTCGGCATCGCAAAACTCTACGCCTCTCTCGTCGAAGACGAAGCCCTGCGCAACCGTGTCTTCACCACCCTCGAAACCGAGTTCAACCGCACCCGCCGCATGGTCCTCGCCATCACCGGCCAGACCAGGCTGCTTGAAAAGAATCTCGTCCTGTCCAACTCCGTCCGCCTGCGCAACCCCTACGTCGATCCTATGAGCCTGCTCCAGCTCGAACTTCTCCGCCGCAAGCGCGCAGGCGAAGCCAGCGAAGAGCTCGACCGCGCCATCACCGCCACCATCAACGGCATCAGCGCCGGCCTCCGCAACACCGGCTGA
- a CDS encoding sulfatase-like hydrolase/transferase codes for MRAPVIELRHAGQRRREMLKCLSQCLGLASILLVMNYGDLLGGGADVRMHVPFPLVGICLAQLADILLLALVLFAVLVPLSRTRVYPVARLLLVVLVPPYILFRLRELIPYASEDGLITLVFIVWGALVLLVYLRFRGLYRRLLNLGDAAGVFLFVFAACSIVQMLYVMRWRPGPHQRQAAWQNAAPRQHPLLVWILLDELSYDQTFGHRAHDLELPNFDALRRQSMLYTAAQPIGAQTVKVIPSLFTGHVIDDYRFSFNNAFKVHYTGVPGWHPLGGSGTVFADAQRLGWRTAVVGWYNPYCTIYGATIDQCYAMNLDRLDGDMAQRDGFWRNTYSPLASMVREVKSAQRDDRDSCTYDVRQRLNTFRDLQSHSLQLLKNDQADFVFLHLPVPHSPNIWSRNMDNYVSFCDSSYLDNLALADRTLGQILTQLESSPRWKDTTVIVQGDHSWRTYIWNRLPAWTAEDDEVSRSGFDPRPAVLIHRAGETTAATDDSRWSIVHVHDVIEQVLQQGR; via the coding sequence ATGAGAGCGCCAGTCATCGAGCTGCGGCATGCGGGGCAACGCCGCAGGGAGATGCTGAAGTGTCTTAGTCAGTGTCTTGGCCTGGCATCCATCCTGCTGGTGATGAACTATGGCGACCTGCTTGGCGGAGGCGCCGATGTGCGGATGCACGTGCCCTTCCCGCTGGTGGGCATCTGCCTGGCGCAGTTGGCCGACATCCTGCTGCTTGCGCTGGTGCTGTTCGCCGTTCTGGTGCCGCTTTCGCGCACGCGGGTGTATCCGGTGGCGCGGTTGCTGCTGGTGGTTCTGGTTCCTCCATACATCCTGTTCCGGCTGCGGGAACTGATTCCGTATGCGTCAGAGGACGGGTTGATCACGCTGGTGTTCATCGTCTGGGGAGCGTTGGTGTTGCTGGTGTATCTGCGCTTCCGCGGGCTGTATCGGAGGTTGCTGAACCTTGGCGATGCTGCGGGCGTGTTTCTGTTTGTGTTTGCCGCGTGCAGCATCGTGCAGATGCTGTATGTGATGCGGTGGAGGCCGGGGCCTCACCAGCGGCAGGCTGCGTGGCAGAACGCCGCACCACGCCAGCATCCGCTGCTGGTGTGGATACTGCTCGATGAACTGAGCTACGACCAGACGTTCGGGCACCGCGCGCACGATCTCGAGTTGCCGAACTTCGACGCGCTGCGCCGGCAGTCGATGCTATACACCGCAGCGCAGCCGATCGGCGCGCAGACCGTCAAGGTGATTCCGTCGCTGTTCACCGGCCATGTGATTGACGACTACCGGTTCAGCTTTAACAACGCGTTCAAGGTGCACTACACCGGGGTGCCTGGGTGGCACCCGCTGGGCGGCAGTGGGACGGTGTTTGCCGATGCGCAGCGGCTGGGCTGGCGCACCGCGGTGGTGGGCTGGTACAACCCGTACTGCACGATCTACGGCGCGACCATCGACCAGTGCTACGCGATGAACCTGGACCGGCTGGACGGCGACATGGCGCAGCGCGACGGCTTCTGGCGGAACACGTACTCGCCGTTGGCGAGCATGGTGCGCGAGGTAAAGTCCGCGCAGCGCGACGATCGCGACAGCTGTACTTACGACGTGCGGCAGCGGCTGAATACCTTCCGCGACCTACAGTCGCACAGCCTGCAGCTGCTGAAGAACGACCAGGCGGACTTTGTGTTTCTGCACCTGCCAGTGCCCCACAGCCCGAACATCTGGAGCCGGAACATGGACAACTACGTGAGTTTCTGCGACAGCTCGTACCTGGACAACCTGGCGCTGGCGGACCGGACGCTGGGCCAGATCCTGACGCAGCTGGAGAGCTCGCCGCGGTGGAAGGACACCACCGTGATCGTGCAGGGCGATCATAGCTGGCGGACGTATATCTGGAACCGGCTGCCAGCATGGACCGCGGAGGACGATGAGGTATCGCGGAGCGGGTTCGATCCGCGGCCTGCAGTGCTGATTCACCGGGCGGGCGAGACGACGGCGGCTACCGACGATTCCAGGTGGTCGATCGTGCATGTGCACGATGTGATCGAACAGGTGCTGCAACAGGGCCGCTGA
- a CDS encoding ketopantoate reductase family protein — protein sequence MRTLVIGAGAVGGYFGARLAAAGRDITFLVRKHRADQLRTNGLHVISPQGNVDIDQPKLLLAADLAAHPTPFDLILLSTKAYSLDSAMNDFAPAIGPNTVILPLLNGMAHLDALDARFSPARVLGGSTRIVADVDTNGTIHSMEALHDLNFGERDKSVTPRIEAIQTELSNAGFEAKLQPDILAFMWSKWVFLAALGATTCLLRGSIGQIASAPGGLATAQGILNETAAIAAANGYPTSAPFLEHTTARLLQPGSTLTASMYRDMMRGAPVEADHILGNLIARSHTHNVPAPLLTAAHAMLSVYSANRPQ from the coding sequence ATGAGAACTCTCGTCATCGGAGCCGGAGCCGTCGGTGGTTACTTCGGCGCGCGCCTCGCCGCCGCAGGCCGCGACATCACCTTCCTCGTCCGCAAACACCGCGCCGATCAGCTCCGCACCAACGGCCTCCACGTCATCAGTCCCCAAGGCAACGTCGACATCGACCAACCCAAACTCCTCCTCGCCGCCGACCTCGCCGCGCATCCCACGCCCTTCGACCTCATCCTCCTCAGCACCAAGGCTTACTCCCTCGACAGCGCGATGAACGACTTCGCCCCCGCTATCGGCCCCAACACCGTCATCCTGCCGCTGCTCAACGGCATGGCTCACCTCGACGCGCTCGACGCCCGCTTCAGCCCCGCGCGTGTCCTCGGCGGCAGCACCCGCATCGTCGCCGACGTCGACACCAACGGCACCATCCACTCCATGGAAGCCCTCCACGACCTCAACTTCGGCGAACGCGACAAATCCGTCACGCCACGCATCGAAGCCATCCAAACCGAACTCTCCAACGCCGGCTTCGAAGCCAAACTCCAGCCCGACATCCTCGCCTTCATGTGGTCCAAGTGGGTCTTCCTAGCCGCTCTCGGAGCCACCACCTGCCTCCTGCGCGGCTCCATCGGCCAAATAGCCAGCGCTCCCGGCGGCCTCGCCACCGCGCAAGGCATCCTCAACGAAACCGCCGCCATCGCCGCCGCCAACGGCTACCCCACATCCGCGCCCTTCCTCGAGCACACCACCGCGCGCCTGCTGCAGCCCGGCTCCACCCTCACCGCCAGCATGTACCGAGACATGATGCGCGGCGCCCCCGTCGAAGCCGACCATATCCTCGGCAACCTCATCGCCCGCAGCCACACCCACAACGTCCCCGCCCCGCTCCTCACCGCCGCCCACGCGATGCTCAGCGTCTACTCCGCAAACCGGCCGCAATAA
- a CDS encoding carboxylesterase family protein: MNRRELVKAGVMVGAAGLVGPRVLAEGDAPMATTKHGLVRGYWSRIAGAPGTYAGKVAAFKGIPYGMDTRLTRFAAPKEPVRWTEPKSCVEWAARAPQTVGARPEYESAKAREAAEARPGYHLPADEGPQSEDCLHVNVWTPGLRGHKKRPVMFYIHGGAFANGTANAALYDGTRLARRGDVVVVTVNHRLNSFGYGYFAELLPGMGFEDSGNAGQLDLVLALRWVRENIAEFGGDAERVMIFGQSGGGAKCATLMAQPPAKGLFHRVLSMSGQQVVGVQPGHATARAQVLLKKLGLDAAKPEVAAKGLRSATMEAIQQATHGAGYFGPVKDGRSLPVDPFEPTDPQQSVDVPMVLGNTHDETRVLIGGGNPALFDLTWETLPAALEKGAPFLKSPTVSLPVDQVIAKYREWNPGYSASDVFFAVTTDSRSWRGEVIEADQRARDVKAQPRTWVYQLNWKSGVDGGKWGAPHTLDIPLAFDNCGASPGMVGNSPADQARAQKMADIVSPMYIAFARTGNPNVKELPEWPAFSLEKRATMILDLPPRVEDDPRGRERRYLGQVPYVQPGS; this comes from the coding sequence ATGAATCGTAGAGAGCTGGTGAAGGCGGGTGTGATGGTTGGGGCGGCGGGGTTGGTGGGGCCTCGGGTGCTGGCTGAAGGCGATGCGCCGATGGCGACGACCAAGCATGGGTTGGTGCGGGGGTACTGGAGCCGCATTGCGGGTGCTCCTGGGACGTATGCGGGGAAGGTGGCGGCGTTCAAGGGGATTCCGTATGGGATGGATACGCGGCTGACTCGGTTTGCGGCGCCGAAGGAGCCGGTGCGCTGGACGGAGCCGAAGAGTTGTGTGGAGTGGGCGGCGCGGGCTCCGCAGACTGTGGGGGCGCGGCCGGAGTATGAGAGCGCGAAGGCTCGTGAGGCGGCGGAGGCGAGGCCTGGGTATCATCTGCCTGCCGATGAGGGGCCGCAGAGTGAGGACTGTCTGCATGTGAATGTTTGGACGCCGGGACTGAGGGGCCACAAGAAGCGGCCGGTGATGTTTTATATCCACGGTGGCGCATTTGCGAATGGGACGGCGAATGCGGCGCTGTATGACGGGACTCGGCTGGCGCGACGCGGCGATGTGGTGGTGGTGACGGTGAACCATCGGCTGAACTCGTTTGGGTATGGATACTTTGCGGAGCTGCTGCCGGGGATGGGGTTTGAGGACTCGGGCAATGCGGGGCAGTTGGACCTGGTGCTGGCGCTGCGGTGGGTTCGCGAGAACATTGCGGAGTTTGGCGGCGATGCCGAGCGGGTGATGATCTTTGGGCAGAGCGGTGGCGGCGCTAAGTGCGCGACACTGATGGCGCAGCCGCCGGCGAAGGGGCTGTTTCATCGCGTGCTGTCGATGAGCGGGCAGCAGGTGGTGGGGGTGCAGCCGGGACATGCGACGGCGCGGGCTCAGGTGCTGTTGAAGAAGCTGGGACTGGATGCGGCGAAGCCGGAGGTGGCCGCGAAGGGGTTGCGATCGGCGACGATGGAGGCGATCCAGCAGGCGACGCATGGGGCCGGGTACTTTGGGCCGGTGAAGGATGGGCGGTCTCTGCCGGTCGATCCGTTTGAGCCGACGGACCCGCAGCAGAGCGTGGATGTGCCGATGGTGCTGGGGAATACGCATGATGAGACTCGCGTGCTGATTGGTGGCGGGAATCCTGCGCTGTTTGACCTGACGTGGGAGACGCTGCCGGCGGCGCTGGAGAAGGGGGCGCCGTTTTTGAAGAGCCCGACTGTTTCGTTGCCCGTGGATCAGGTGATTGCGAAGTATCGCGAGTGGAATCCGGGGTACTCGGCGAGCGATGTGTTCTTTGCGGTGACGACGGATTCGCGGTCGTGGCGCGGTGAGGTGATTGAGGCGGACCAGCGGGCGCGTGATGTGAAGGCGCAGCCGCGGACGTGGGTGTATCAGCTGAACTGGAAGAGTGGCGTGGATGGCGGGAAGTGGGGCGCGCCGCATACGCTGGATATTCCGTTGGCGTTTGATAACTGTGGGGCGTCGCCGGGGATGGTGGGCAACTCGCCTGCGGACCAGGCGCGCGCGCAGAAGATGGCCGACATTGTGAGCCCGATGTATATTGCGTTTGCACGGACGGGGAATCCGAATGTGAAGGAGCTGCCGGAGTGGCCGGCGTTCTCGCTGGAGAAGCGCGCGACGATGATTCTGGACCTGCCGCCGCGGGTGGAGGATGATCCGCGTGGGCGAGAGCGGCGGTACCTGGGGCAGGTGCCTTATGTGCAACCAGGGAGCTAA
- a CDS encoding amidohydrolase family protein: MRSLASLLLLAAFATQAQQPTLSPDVQRYVKVPAAPTIVLEHVRIIDGTGAAPIENAYLTLSNSKIAAISTTPPADSPSTVHIDLTGRTVFPGLVGMHDHMYYLTRPDLDITGASEPPVIVPELGFSSPRLYLGSGVTTLRTTGSVEPYFDLNLRTMIDSGALIGPHLDVTGPYLEGKGAFALEMHQLKDADDARATVDYWAGEGVTSFKAYMNITRAELKAAIDEAHKHGLKITGHLCSITYPEAVELGIDDLEHGFFVNTQLDPGKEPDVCPRSSGNPTLAKMTPDTPEAKALIKLLVDHHVAVTSTLPVFQSYDPAHLHVQPRVLAAMSAPTREAYLTTRNLELMRVAANPKAAAERAAMFHNGMAMERAFVAAGGLLLAGPDPTGDGGTLPGYGDQREVELLVEAGFTPIEALHIATENGAIYMGRDKQIGTIAPGKDADLVIVKGNPGKNINDIENTEIVFKDGVGYDSQKLLDSVKGHYGQY; the protein is encoded by the coding sequence ATGCGCTCTCTAGCATCTCTGCTCCTCCTCGCAGCCTTCGCAACGCAAGCCCAGCAGCCCACGCTCTCACCTGACGTCCAGCGCTACGTCAAAGTCCCCGCCGCGCCCACCATCGTCCTTGAGCACGTCCGCATCATCGACGGCACCGGCGCAGCCCCCATCGAGAACGCCTACCTCACCCTCAGCAACAGCAAGATCGCCGCCATCTCCACCACCCCGCCTGCCGACTCACCCTCCACCGTCCACATCGACCTCACCGGCCGCACCGTCTTCCCCGGCCTCGTCGGCATGCACGACCACATGTACTACCTCACGCGCCCCGACCTCGACATCACCGGCGCCTCCGAGCCTCCCGTCATCGTCCCCGAGCTCGGCTTCTCCTCCCCGCGCCTCTACCTCGGCTCCGGCGTCACCACCCTTCGCACTACCGGCTCCGTTGAGCCCTACTTCGATCTCAACCTCCGCACCATGATCGACTCCGGCGCCCTCATCGGCCCGCACCTCGACGTCACCGGCCCCTACCTCGAAGGCAAAGGCGCCTTCGCCCTCGAGATGCACCAGCTCAAAGACGCCGACGACGCCCGCGCCACCGTCGACTACTGGGCCGGAGAAGGCGTCACCAGCTTCAAAGCCTACATGAACATCACCCGCGCCGAGCTCAAGGCCGCCATCGACGAGGCCCACAAACACGGTCTCAAGATCACCGGCCACCTCTGCTCCATCACGTACCCCGAAGCCGTCGAGCTAGGCATCGACGACCTAGAGCACGGCTTCTTCGTCAACACCCAGCTCGACCCAGGCAAAGAACCCGACGTTTGCCCGCGCTCCAGCGGCAACCCTACCCTCGCCAAAATGACCCCCGACACCCCCGAAGCCAAAGCACTCATCAAGCTTCTGGTCGACCATCATGTCGCCGTCACCTCCACGCTCCCCGTCTTCCAGTCCTACGACCCCGCACACCTCCACGTGCAGCCGCGCGTCCTCGCCGCCATGTCCGCCCCCACCCGAGAGGCCTACCTCACCACCCGCAACCTCGAACTCATGCGCGTCGCCGCCAACCCCAAGGCCGCAGCCGAGCGCGCAGCCATGTTCCACAACGGCATGGCGATGGAGCGCGCCTTCGTCGCCGCAGGAGGTCTATTGCTGGCCGGCCCCGACCCCACCGGCGACGGCGGCACCCTGCCCGGCTACGGCGACCAGCGCGAGGTCGAGCTTCTGGTTGAAGCCGGCTTCACCCCCATCGAGGCCCTCCACATCGCCACCGAAAACGGTGCCATCTACATGGGCCGCGACAAGCAGATCGGCACCATCGCCCCCGGCAAGGACGCCGACCTCGTCATCGTCAAAGGCAACCCCGGCAAAAACATCAACGACATCGAAAACACCGAGATCGTCTTCAAAGACGGCGTAGGCTACGACAGCCAGAAGCTCCTCGACTCCGTCAAAGGCCACTACGGCCAGTACTAA